From Helicobacter sp. MIT 05-5293, one genomic window encodes:
- the panD gene encoding aspartate 1-decarboxylase — protein sequence MQVEMLYSKIHRATVSDANLNYVGSITIERSLAQSANLLAGMKVEILNINNGERFSTYVIYGEKKGEICLNGAAARKAQVGDIIIIVAYGLYHQDELESYTPTIVQVDSHNAILSITHEV from the coding sequence ATGCAAGTAGAAATGCTATACTCAAAAATTCACCGCGCCACAGTCAGTGATGCAAATCTCAATTATGTCGGTTCAATTACCATTGAACGCTCACTTGCTCAAAGCGCAAATCTTTTGGCTGGTATGAAAGTGGAGATTCTCAATATCAATAATGGTGAGCGTTTCAGCACTTATGTCATTTATGGTGAAAAAAAAGGTGAAATTTGCCTCAATGGTGCGGCTGCTAGAAAAGCTCAAGTCGGCGATATTATTATTATTGTCGCCTATGGACTTTATCATCAAGATGAATTAGAATCCTATACACCGACTATTGTCCAAGTAGATTCTCATAATGCTATTTTATCTATTACACACGAGGTATGA
- a CDS encoding thioredoxin domain-containing protein, with the protein MKTKIFLAGILCACAMNAADMASLQKTLDENKLKANILEVQELGSGLDMVIVNINDQQVPFLATQDGKLMFQPETLLVQSPALRTSIDSFYEKLYKKEKAKIDNKLKSVFKKQYDKVFTFKAKKSTNKTIYIVSDPNCPYCKQEFAMLDKRLEDANVELLIVGFLSEDSMLRAANALKEKTASQVSNFKMLQKIYYADYKAPKVDTESARELTESVIQTGARSVPYIIEE; encoded by the coding sequence ATGAAAACTAAAATATTTTTAGCAGGAATCTTATGTGCGTGTGCGATGAATGCTGCTGATATGGCATCATTACAAAAGACACTTGATGAGAATAAACTCAAAGCCAATATCCTCGAAGTGCAAGAGCTTGGGAGCGGTTTGGATATGGTGATTGTCAATATTAATGACCAGCAAGTGCCTTTTCTCGCGACACAAGATGGTAAGTTGATGTTTCAGCCAGAAACTTTACTCGTGCAGTCTCCCGCTTTAAGAACAAGTATTGATAGTTTTTATGAAAAACTTTACAAGAAAGAAAAGGCAAAGATTGATAATAAGCTCAAAAGCGTTTTTAAAAAACAATACGACAAAGTTTTTACCTTTAAGGCAAAAAAATCCACCAATAAAACCATTTATATTGTCTCCGATCCTAATTGCCCTTATTGCAAACAAGAATTTGCGATGCTTGATAAACGTCTTGAAGATGCTAATGTCGAGCTTTTAATCGTGGGATTTTTAAGTGAAGATTCTATGCTAAGAGCTGCAAATGCGCTGAAAGAAAAAACTGCAAGCCAAGTGAGTAATTTTAAAATGTTGCAAAAGATTTACTATGCTGATTACAAAGCTCCTAAGGTCGATACAGAGAGTGCGCGAGAGCTTACAGAATCTGTAATCCAAACAGGCGCAAGAAGTGTGCCTTACATTATTGAAGAATAG
- a CDS encoding carbon-nitrogen hydrolase — protein MKIALLQQTYKGTKQEMIESTRTMIAKAANSGAQLVALQELHTREYFCQSENPKFFDYANDFNSDVEYFANIAKTHRIVLITSLFEKRTAGIYHNTAVVFDTDGTIAGKYRKMHIPDDPQFYEKFYFTPGDLGFEPIQTSLGKLGVLICWDQWYPEAARLMALKGAQMLIYPTAIGWFDEDSTEEKQRQKEAWIAVQRGHSVANGIPTMAINRVGFESDSSGVGEGIRFWGSSFIFGAQGEQIALASENKEELILAEIDLARSEEVRRMWPFLRDRRIESYQDILRRFCD, from the coding sequence ATCAAAATAGCCCTTTTACAACAAACCTACAAAGGCACAAAGCAGGAGATGATAGAATCTACTCGCACTATGATTGCCAAAGCCGCCAATTCTGGCGCACAGCTTGTAGCATTGCAGGAGTTGCACACGCGAGAATACTTTTGCCAAAGTGAGAATCCAAAGTTTTTTGATTATGCCAATGACTTTAACTCTGATGTTGAGTATTTTGCCAATATCGCAAAAACTCATCGTATTGTCCTTATCACCTCACTTTTTGAAAAGCGCACTGCTGGGATTTATCACAATACCGCAGTAGTTTTTGATACTGATGGCACAATCGCTGGCAAATACCGCAAAATGCACATTCCCGATGACCCGCAATTTTATGAGAAATTTTATTTTACACCCGGTGATTTAGGATTTGAGCCTATTCAAACGAGCTTAGGAAAGCTCGGGGTGCTAATCTGCTGGGATCAGTGGTATCCCGAAGCAGCGCGGCTTATGGCTCTTAAAGGTGCGCAAATGCTGATTTATCCAACCGCGATTGGCTGGTTTGATGAAGATAGCACGGAAGAAAAGCAACGACAAAAAGAAGCGTGGATTGCCGTGCAAAGAGGGCATAGCGTGGCAAATGGCATTCCCACAATGGCGATTAATCGCGTAGGTTTTGAATCTGATAGTAGCGGTGTGGGTGAAGGCATAAGATTCTGGGGTTCAAGCTTTATTTTTGGGGCACAAGGTGAGCAAATTGCTCTAGCGAGTGAAAATAAAGAAGAACTCATCTTAGCAGAGATTGATTTAGCACGAAGCGAAGAAGTGCGCCGAATGTGGCCATTTTTGCGTGATAGACGCATAGAATCCTATCAAGACATTTTGCGAAGATTCTGTGATTAA
- a CDS encoding FkbM family methyltransferase, which produces MKAHIRGGGIRKEYRIFNKTFLRKTTKTRQTLPCLFGSVFKFGEYFANTDQEKLFHDIQKLVSNLDPQSTECVYQIISRERESYENGHNAIFNLTQEELDTLKNLQIDFIPHITQLTDDIYQYKGYFLPIKQFEAIFYYKHSLEIFDPKTLEKIKTKDIIDVGGFIGDSAIIFQEFTYKNIHTFEATATNFKHLLKTLELNHTKSIIPVQKALGSTHSTMTIHLYGGGSSLISQRNATQTEEVEIITLDSYIKEHNLEVGFIKVDIEGFELEFLKGAEKTIKEQKPAMLISIYHNPEHFLYIKPMIESWNLGYQFKIYKPIDEYISRECALFCEVLD; this is translated from the coding sequence ATGAAGGCACATATACGGGGGGGGGGGATAAGAAAAGAATACAGAATCTTCAATAAAACCTTTCTAAGGAAAACGACCAAAACTCGACAAACTCTTCCCTGCCTATTTGGTAGCGTATTCAAATTTGGAGAATATTTTGCAAACACCGACCAAGAAAAATTATTTCACGACATTCAAAAACTTGTCTCAAATCTTGATCCTCAAAGCACTGAATGCGTTTATCAAATCATTTCTCGCGAAAGAGAATCATACGAAAATGGACATAATGCAATCTTTAATCTTACGCAAGAAGAACTTGACACACTAAAAAATCTCCAAATAGACTTTATTCCCCATATCACACAACTTACTGATGATATTTATCAATACAAAGGCTACTTTCTCCCTATCAAACAATTTGAAGCAATATTCTACTACAAGCATAGTCTTGAAATATTTGACCCCAAAACACTTGAAAAAATCAAAACAAAAGACATTATCGATGTGGGTGGTTTTATCGGTGATAGTGCAATTATTTTTCAAGAATTTACATACAAAAATATTCATACTTTTGAGGCAACAGCGACAAACTTTAAACATCTCTTAAAAACCTTAGAGCTTAATCACACAAAATCCATTATTCCTGTCCAAAAGGCTTTAGGCTCTACCCATTCAACAATGACAATCCACCTTTATGGAGGCGGATCTAGCCTTATATCTCAAAGAAATGCAACGCAAACAGAAGAAGTGGAAATTATCACTTTAGATTCTTATATAAAAGAGCATAATCTTGAAGTAGGTTTTATTAAAGTCGATATTGAAGGCTTTGAGCTAGAGTTTTTAAAGGGTGCGGAAAAGACGATTAAAGAGCAAAAACCCGCAATGCTTATTAGCATTTATCATAATCCCGAGCATTTTTTGTATATCAAGCCAATGATCGAATCATGGAATCTCGGCTATCAATTTAAAATTTATAAGCCTATTGATGAATACATCAGTCGGGAGTGCGCACTTTTTTGCGAGGTGTTAGATTAG
- a CDS encoding polyprenyl synthetase family protein codes for MSQTSSRIQEILQQFETFLTDQAPNVPSFHTHYETALWEMMLNGGKRFRPALLFCIVDALSPHLIKNAFLPALSIECIHTYSLIHDDLPCMDNASLRRGHPTLHTKYDETLALLIGDGLNTHAFTLLAQSKLDPHTKIALIETLSHNAGIGGMVLGQVLDCAFEDTKLSLEQLKTIHTNKTAKLIAASLQSGAIIADTDSQFQETLYQFGIHLGVFFQLRDDIIDVCSTSAQAGKTTHNDTDKNSYVNLLGLQDAQKTFQTMRQDITRALESFPLAIQTNLNALLQDYFKDIE; via the coding sequence ATGTCTCAAACATCTTCAAGGATTCAAGAAATTTTACAACAATTTGAAACATTCCTAACCGACCAAGCCCCTAATGTGCCAAGTTTTCATACGCATTATGAAACAGCTTTATGGGAGATGATGCTTAATGGTGGTAAGCGTTTTCGTCCCGCTCTGCTCTTTTGTATTGTCGATGCACTCTCTCCACATCTCATCAAAAATGCGTTTTTACCTGCCCTAAGTATTGAATGTATCCACACTTATTCACTTATCCATGATGACCTGCCTTGTATGGATAATGCCTCTTTAAGGCGAGGACACCCTACTCTGCATACCAAATATGACGAAACGCTTGCCTTGCTTATCGGTGATGGACTTAACACCCACGCTTTTACCTTACTTGCTCAATCAAAGCTTGATCCGCACACAAAAATCGCTCTCATAGAAACACTTTCTCATAATGCAGGGATTGGTGGTATGGTGCTGGGGCAAGTGCTTGACTGCGCATTTGAAGACACTAAGCTTTCCTTAGAGCAACTCAAAACAATCCACACAAACAAAACTGCCAAACTCATTGCTGCATCTCTCCAAAGTGGCGCGATTATCGCCGATACAGATTCTCAATTTCAAGAAACTCTCTATCAGTTTGGCATTCATCTAGGTGTCTTTTTTCAATTGCGTGATGATATTATTGATGTATGCTCGACAAGTGCGCAAGCAGGTAAAACAACGCACAATGACACAGATAAAAACAGCTATGTCAATCTTTTAGGATTACAAGATGCACAAAAGACTTTCCAAACTATGCGGCAAGATATTACACGTGCATTAGAATCCTTCCCTCTTGCAATCCAAACAAATCTCAACGCACTTTTACAGGATTATTTTAAGGATATTGAATGA
- a CDS encoding YbaB/EbfC family nucleoid-associated protein, whose amino-acid sequence MFDPKQFGEMLNNMQDTFKNMENQNKQTTLTAKSGGGLVSVSCNGNGELIDISIDDSLLEDKESLQILLMSAINDLYKNLEQNRQSTALSMLGNLNLFGGSNNA is encoded by the coding sequence ATGTTTGATCCGAAACAATTTGGGGAAATGCTTAATAATATGCAAGATACTTTCAAAAATATGGAAAATCAAAACAAACAAACTACACTGACTGCCAAAAGTGGCGGAGGATTAGTCAGTGTCAGTTGCAATGGCAATGGCGAATTAATCGATATTAGTATTGACGATAGCCTTTTGGAGGATAAAGAATCTTTACAGATTCTACTTATGAGCGCAATCAATGATCTTTACAAGAATCTTGAGCAAAATCGTCAATCAACAGCACTTAGTATGCTAGGCAATCTCAATCTCTTCGGCGGGAGCAATAATGCTTAG
- a CDS encoding penicillin-binding protein 2: MAYYPKKTGVIVSVFFLMMLCFVVFLSIVYVKMVTPRKLPSITATKTDTSVRGSLYTSDGFEIAYSDKLYKASVNTQSIDPEKKELFITLFSIYSGIPQEQIAQKLSQKGYVVLSYTLNSSVATNLKNLNLIFIRYDVFREYEDQKGRIIQKMGLSIEVSGNNRIYAYKNILEPLIGYTRKIESSNITRVDGVKGAEKYYNNILSGKQDGKIVGKRDVSFNVIANKSAQIQSRQDGFDVTLSIPLGLQRKIEMILDDAKMRYKVREIVAGVMDSKTGRILVLATSNRFDPKNIQQKDYPHLNLNAIEYSYEPGSTIKPIIYAILLEKGMIDPSASIELDNGYYKLKSYTIRDTYPMKTATIEDIILRSSNIGMVKISKDLKPNEYHTALRVFGFGEPSGIDLPYEKTGLVPTPKTFQNEVYRASVSYGYGMRATFIQLLRSYAIFSNGGYLVTPRVADYVTSPSGEKYLPKRLEPIAILSSQTTQQVQDTLIKVVQKVIKVAQVEGVITGGKTGTAKIAINGKYDNKYNGSFFGFAKDKKNAYTIGVVAFESDIKDDYYGGRTAAPIFKQIVETMLEEGYLERFNPEDEDIEESQDSESQANE, translated from the coding sequence GTGGCGTATTATCCTAAAAAAACAGGTGTGATTGTATCTGTTTTTTTTCTTATGATGCTCTGTTTTGTTGTGTTTTTGAGCATCGTTTATGTGAAAATGGTTACCCCTCGCAAACTCCCATCAATCACCGCCACAAAGACAGATACTTCAGTCAGGGGTAGCCTTTATACAAGTGATGGTTTTGAGATTGCTTATAGCGATAAGCTTTATAAAGCCAGCGTGAATACTCAAAGCATTGATCCAGAAAAAAAAGAATTATTTATTACATTATTTTCTATTTACAGCGGAATACCCCAAGAGCAAATCGCTCAAAAGCTTTCACAAAAAGGCTATGTGGTTTTATCTTATACGCTTAATTCTTCTGTCGCGACTAATTTAAAGAATCTCAATTTGATTTTTATCCGATACGATGTGTTTCGAGAATACGAAGATCAAAAAGGGCGTATTATCCAAAAAATGGGTTTAAGCATTGAAGTAAGCGGAAATAATAGAATCTATGCTTACAAAAATATTCTCGAACCACTCATTGGCTATACGCGTAAGATAGAAAGTAGTAATATCACGCGGGTAGATGGTGTCAAAGGCGCGGAAAAGTATTACAATAATATTTTATCAGGCAAACAAGATGGAAAGATCGTAGGCAAGCGTGATGTAAGCTTTAATGTCATTGCAAATAAATCCGCACAGATTCAAAGTCGTCAAGATGGATTTGATGTTACCTTAAGTATTCCGTTGGGATTGCAGAGAAAAATCGAGATGATACTTGATGATGCTAAAATGCGTTATAAAGTCCGAGAAATTGTCGCAGGTGTGATGGATTCTAAAACGGGGCGGATTCTCGTGCTTGCGACTTCAAATCGCTTTGATCCTAAAAATATCCAGCAAAAAGACTATCCGCATTTGAATCTCAATGCAATTGAATATTCCTATGAGCCGGGAAGCACGATTAAGCCAATCATCTATGCGATTTTACTTGAAAAGGGAATGATTGATCCTAGCGCAAGTATCGAGCTTGACAATGGCTATTATAAGCTTAAAAGTTACACGATTCGAGATACCTATCCGATGAAAACTGCCACGATTGAAGACATTATCTTGCGTTCAAGCAATATCGGAATGGTGAAGATTTCCAAAGATCTTAAGCCTAATGAGTATCATACTGCCTTGCGTGTTTTTGGCTTTGGAGAACCAAGCGGGATTGATTTGCCTTATGAAAAAACCGGCTTAGTGCCTACTCCTAAAACCTTTCAGAATGAAGTCTATCGCGCAAGTGTGAGTTATGGTTATGGAATGAGAGCGACTTTTATCCAGCTTTTGCGCTCTTATGCGATTTTTAGCAATGGCGGATATTTGGTAACACCACGCGTAGCAGATTATGTTACCTCGCCTAGCGGAGAAAAATATTTACCTAAAAGGCTAGAACCTATAGCGATTCTTTCATCACAAACCACCCAACAAGTCCAAGATACTTTGATTAAAGTCGTTCAAAAGGTGATTAAAGTCGCACAGGTCGAAGGTGTCATCACTGGTGGCAAAACAGGCACAGCTAAAATCGCCATTAATGGCAAGTATGACAATAAATACAACGGATCATTTTTTGGTTTTGCCAAAGATAAGAAAAATGCCTACACTATTGGTGTAGTCGCTTTTGAATCAGACATTAAGGATGATTATTATGGTGGGCGCACAGCCGCTCCAATTTTTAAGCAGATTGTAGAAACGATGCTTGAAGAAGGATATTTAGAGCGATTTAATCCTGAAGATGAAGATATCGAAGAGTCTCAAGATTCTGAAAGTCAAGCCAACGAATGA
- the trpB gene encoding tryptophan synthase subunit beta — translation MRQKDKIFLESKNGYFGEDKNGKHAFGGQYIPEILFPALKELEKAYKEIFPSKAYQKELKMLLDTFVGRPTPLIYAANASKILKNDIYLKFEGLANTGAHKINNALGQVLLAKYMGKKRVIAETGAGQHGLATAAACAKLGLECEVFMGEIDVARQRPNVFNMELFGAKVSSVSSGSKTLKDAVNEALREWSKRSEDSFYVLGSALGPYPYPDLVRDLQSINSKELKTQTKLFFKGLPDVMIACVGGGSNAIGFFAHYLEEKVRLIGIEAGGIGEGIGENAIRIHSKNASEGIAQGFKSIFLQDSEGQLSLTHSISAGLDYGGINPQLAHLYEVGRVEFGSATDKEALEALQFFASNEGIIPALESSHALAGAIALCKQGIKGKKIIVNISGRGDKDIFITAKALTPKAWSAFLREEIKRIEKDLESPK, via the coding sequence ATGAGACAAAAAGACAAGATATTTTTAGAATCTAAAAATGGTTATTTTGGTGAGGATAAAAACGGCAAACACGCATTTGGGGGGCAATATATCCCAGAGATTCTCTTTCCTGCACTTAAAGAGCTTGAAAAGGCATATAAGGAAATCTTCCCAAGCAAAGCGTATCAAAAAGAGCTAAAAATGTTGCTTGATACTTTTGTGGGGCGTCCTACACCGCTCATTTACGCGGCAAATGCCTCAAAAATTTTAAAAAATGATATTTACTTGAAATTTGAGGGTTTAGCAAACACAGGTGCGCACAAGATTAATAACGCTTTAGGGCAGGTATTATTAGCTAAATATATGGGCAAGAAGCGCGTGATTGCCGAAACAGGAGCAGGGCAGCATGGTCTTGCTACAGCTGCAGCCTGCGCAAAACTCGGGCTTGAATGTGAAGTCTTTATGGGTGAGATTGATGTCGCTAGGCAGCGTCCTAATGTCTTTAATATGGAGCTTTTTGGTGCAAAAGTCAGCAGTGTGAGTAGCGGGAGTAAAACGCTCAAAGATGCGGTGAATGAGGCTTTACGAGAATGGAGCAAACGGAGCGAAGATAGCTTTTATGTGCTTGGAAGTGCGCTAGGACCTTATCCTTATCCAGATTTGGTGCGTGATCTTCAAAGCATTAACAGCAAAGAGCTTAAAACCCAAACCAAACTATTCTTCAAAGGTTTGCCCGATGTAATGATTGCATGTGTGGGCGGTGGCAGTAATGCGATTGGCTTTTTTGCGCATTATTTAGAAGAAAAGGTAAGATTGATAGGCATTGAGGCGGGAGGAATAGGCGAAGGGATTGGTGAAAATGCGATTCGCATTCATTCTAAAAACGCAAGTGAGGGCATCGCACAAGGATTTAAGAGTATTTTTTTGCAAGATTCAGAAGGGCAGCTAAGCCTCACGCATTCAATTTCTGCGGGGCTTGATTATGGTGGTATCAATCCGCAACTTGCGCATTTATATGAAGTAGGACGCGTGGAGTTTGGCAGTGCTACTGATAAAGAGGCATTGGAGGCGTTACAATTTTTTGCTTCAAATGAGGGCATTATCCCCGCTTTAGAATCTAGCCACGCTCTAGCAGGTGCGATTGCGCTTTGCAAACAAGGTATAAAGGGTAAAAAAATCATTGTCAATATTTCAGGGCGGGGTGATAAGGATATTTTTATCACTGCCAAAGCCCTTACACCTAAAGCTTGGAGCGCATTTTTACGAGAAGAAATTAAGCGGATTGAGAAAGATTTAGAATCTCCTAAATGA
- the trpA gene encoding tryptophan synthase subunit alpha, with product MQKHSKNAPKLMGHIIAGYPDKEASLNAALGICEAGAKYLEIQFPFSDPNADGPIIEQACDQSIQQGFKIKDGFELASYLAQNTCTHIIIMTYANIIFHYGVKKFLKNARESKVWGIIVPDLPIENDENLRKLAKKYHINIISLIAPHASISRIHKLSKISDKIVYVVARAGITGDKTPIDKNIFKWIKCVKKHCKKPIALGFGINSNEQVQMLNEQVEIIVAGSYFVKKIGELKNQTPAMIKQELVAHTRLLMGWNQMPTLDSKKSTESKKSQES from the coding sequence ATGCAAAAACACAGCAAAAACGCTCCAAAGCTTATGGGACATATTATTGCGGGTTATCCCGACAAGGAGGCTAGTCTTAATGCCGCTTTGGGAATCTGCGAAGCTGGGGCAAAATATCTGGAGATTCAGTTTCCTTTTTCAGACCCAAATGCCGATGGACCAATCATCGAACAAGCATGCGATCAAAGCATTCAACAAGGCTTTAAGATCAAAGATGGCTTTGAGCTTGCCTCTTATCTTGCACAAAACACTTGCACACATATCATCATTATGACTTATGCGAATATTATCTTTCACTATGGTGTGAAAAAATTTCTCAAAAATGCACGAGAATCTAAAGTATGGGGAATCATCGTGCCTGACTTGCCTATTGAAAATGATGAGAATCTCCGCAAACTTGCCAAAAAATATCATATCAACATCATTTCACTTATTGCCCCACACGCAAGCATTTCACGCATTCATAAACTCTCTAAAATCAGTGATAAAATCGTTTATGTTGTCGCTAGGGCTGGGATCACCGGTGATAAAACACCGATTGATAAAAATATCTTCAAATGGATAAAATGCGTCAAAAAACACTGCAAGAAGCCTATTGCACTAGGATTTGGGATCAATTCAAATGAGCAAGTGCAAATGCTTAACGAACAAGTAGAGATTATTGTCGCGGGGAGTTATTTCGTCAAAAAAATTGGCGAGTTAAAAAACCAAACACCTGCAATGATCAAGCAAGAGCTTGTCGCACATACGCGTTTATTAATGGGTTGGAATCAAATGCCTACTTTAGATTCTAAAAAATCTACAGAATCCAAAAAATCACAAGAATCTTAA
- the surE gene encoding 5'/3'-nucleotidase SurE, which yields MKPKKNILLTNDDGFESSGILALRDALKDIAQILIVAPASEKSACGHGLTLTRPLSFVRIDDDFYKLEDGTPSDCVYLALNALYKGDYKPDLIISGINLGSNMGEDITYSGTAAGAMEGCIQGIPSIAISQIMSDKNRSEHFDFSLAKQSIRILVQSIFEKGYPLKGRKFLNVNIPHIPTDACKGFKITQMGYRIYGDDAHLHRNPRGIEYYWLGLHPLRWQERIGTPFEGSDFLATHDGYISITPIKLDMTSYEDCASLAQWIDA from the coding sequence ATGAAACCAAAGAAAAATATTTTACTGACCAATGACGATGGCTTTGAATCAAGCGGGATTCTTGCATTAAGGGACGCACTGAAAGATATTGCACAGATTCTCATTGTCGCCCCTGCAAGCGAAAAATCAGCCTGCGGACATGGGCTCACACTCACGCGACCATTGAGTTTTGTGCGCATTGATGATGATTTTTACAAGCTTGAAGATGGCACACCGAGTGATTGCGTCTATCTTGCGCTTAATGCCCTTTACAAAGGCGACTATAAGCCTGATTTAATCATTTCTGGCATCAATCTCGGCTCTAATATGGGCGAAGATATTACCTACTCTGGCACAGCAGCAGGAGCAATGGAGGGCTGCATTCAAGGTATCCCTTCTATAGCTATTTCACAGATAATGAGCGATAAAAATCGCTCCGAACACTTTGACTTTTCCCTTGCTAAGCAAAGTATTAGAATCCTTGTGCAATCAATCTTTGAGAAAGGATACCCACTCAAAGGACGAAAATTTCTCAATGTCAATATTCCCCATATCCCCACTGATGCGTGTAAAGGATTCAAAATCACACAAATGGGATACAGAATCTACGGCGATGACGCACATTTGCACCGCAACCCACGCGGGATAGAATACTATTGGCTAGGATTACACCCATTGCGTTGGCAAGAACGCATTGGTACACCTTTTGAAGGCTCGGATTTTCTTGCGACACATGACGGATATATTTCAATAACTCCCATAAAACTTGACATGACAAGCTATGAAGATTGTGCGTCTTTAGCACAATGGATTGACGCATAA
- a CDS encoding ThiF family adenylyltransferase has translation MDSVIDRYTRSRMLFGENFERIKSKTALIMGVGGVGSFVVDCLYRSGLTQITIVDKDHFDVTNQNRQIGAEHIGESKVQVLSKLYPGITPIADSITPLFLESFDILTFDYIVDAIDDIDAKIHIARRASTKPMGKYIVATGSAKKLDPLCIKVDSVWKSYGDKFARKFRDGLKKAGIKKPFKVVFSPEVPKCKELGSFSAVTASFGLTIASEIIQDILKEI, from the coding sequence ATGGATTCTGTGATTGATCGCTACACGCGTAGCCGTATGCTTTTTGGCGAAAACTTTGAGCGCATCAAAAGTAAAACCGCACTCATAATGGGTGTAGGCGGTGTGGGGAGTTTTGTCGTGGATTGCCTTTATCGCAGTGGTTTGACACAAATAACGATTGTCGATAAGGATCATTTTGATGTTACCAATCAGAATCGCCAAATCGGAGCTGAACACATCGGTGAATCAAAAGTGCAAGTCCTCTCAAAGCTTTATCCGGGCATTACACCTATTGCTGATTCTATTACACCTTTATTTTTAGAATCTTTTGATATTCTTACATTTGACTATATTGTCGATGCCATAGACGATATAGATGCAAAAATCCATATTGCTAGACGCGCTAGCACAAAGCCTATGGGAAAATACATTGTTGCCACAGGAAGTGCCAAAAAACTTGATCCTTTGTGCATCAAAGTCGATAGTGTGTGGAAAAGTTATGGCGATAAATTTGCGCGAAAATTTCGCGATGGCTTAAAAAAAGCGGGAATCAAAAAACCTTTTAAGGTCGTTTTTAGCCCGGAAGTGCCAAAATGTAAGGAATTAGGGAGTTTCAGTGCTGTTACAGCAAGTTTTGGACTAACTATTGCAAGTGAAATTATACAAGATATACTTAAGGAGATATAA
- a CDS encoding PDZ domain-containing protein — MLRFSIFWILLCATPIFAYDYSHCIKYFNAASTPVGSSNTISIEHNKKQIHIMYSPSTPKNVKIIKADPFVGLYLIEAPHTKQSYNLLSLDARTLTDKNLAFISRNKPQQGHITKRQNGFVDYATFSAPVQQNSVLGNICYQIYGIGIGGNRFIEKKYIDRFLNQKTPYYGDLGIRFLPNPKKAIVDAVDPFFPNNPFRIQDEILSVNGTKIQSSYDLEWIISNLKKDSIAKVLIKRQGKTLTLQAKVAQRHGGFLLNETFLERFGIYIDDEMVIQKINPATAGRFSILREGDRILWINKQPIITPATQSVAQRFNRLKFLLSQTPYDDTYDGKMQLLIVRDQLEIFVKL, encoded by the coding sequence ATGCTTAGATTCTCTATTTTTTGGATATTATTATGCGCTACACCTATTTTTGCATACGACTATTCTCATTGTATAAAGTATTTTAATGCTGCAAGCACACCTGTTGGCTCAAGCAACACAATAAGTATCGAACACAATAAAAAACAGATTCATATTATGTATTCTCCCTCGACTCCTAAAAATGTCAAAATCATCAAGGCTGACCCTTTTGTCGGGCTTTACTTGATAGAAGCCCCACACACAAAACAAAGCTATAATCTTCTCTCTCTTGATGCACGCACACTCACTGATAAGAATCTCGCCTTTATCTCACGCAACAAACCTCAACAAGGACATATTACCAAACGACAAAATGGTTTTGTTGATTATGCAACTTTTTCTGCTCCTGTGCAACAAAACAGCGTGCTAGGCAATATTTGTTATCAAATTTATGGTATCGGCATAGGCGGGAATCGTTTTATCGAGAAAAAATATATTGATCGCTTCCTCAATCAAAAAACTCCTTATTACGGGGATTTAGGCATTCGCTTTTTACCCAACCCCAAAAAAGCAATAGTCGATGCGGTCGATCCCTTTTTTCCTAACAATCCTTTCAGAATCCAAGATGAGATTCTCTCCGTCAATGGCACAAAAATCCAATCAAGCTACGACCTTGAATGGATAATAAGCAATCTCAAAAAAGATTCTATCGCAAAAGTTCTCATCAAACGACAAGGCAAGACATTGACCTTGCAAGCCAAAGTCGCGCAACGGCATGGAGGATTTTTACTGAATGAAACATTTTTAGAACGTTTTGGTATATATATTGATGATGAAATGGTTATACAAAAGATCAATCCCGCTACTGCTGGACGTTTTAGCATTCTTCGGGAAGGGGATAGAATCTTATGGATTAATAAACAACCCATCATCACACCTGCAACGCAAAGTGTCGCGCAACGTTTTAACCGACTAAAATTTTTGCTTAGCCAAACACCATACGATGATACTTACGATGGCAAGATGCAGTTACTCATCGTGCGTGATCAGCTTGAAATCTTCGTCAAACTTTAA